ACATAACGTGCGGGAATGCCGGCCTGCCTCAGTAACAACACCGTTGCCGTCGCAAAATATTCACAATGGCCCGATCGGGTTTGGGTTAAGAAATTGCTAATCGGGGTTGATTTTTTATGTTTCGATTTTGCTTTCAGGGAATAGGTGAATTCGGTTTCAAAATGAGTTTTTATCGTTTTCAGGATTTCTGCGGGTGGCAATGTCCGCAAATTCAATTGCTCGGCGATTTGCGTAATGACCTTTAGTTCGTGCTTGGGAATGGCTAAATCGCGGCTTCCAGGCGGAGAGATCAGAGAAGATCCCAGACCATATTGGACCGTATACGATATCAGGCCGTCTCCGCGGACTTTAACGGCCCCAAAATCATTTTTTTCGGCCCGTTCGGCCCTGAGATTGTCGATCTGAAATGAACCACTAGGTATTTTTAGCAAGGCGTCTTTACCCTTTAATTGCTGTGCAATCGTGCAGGACCTTGCAGGCCCTGCTGGGGTCGCCAGTTGCCAGTCATACGAATCGGCGCTTTTGTGTAGCCGGTTGAAATACTTGCGAGACACGCTCCAGATGGACGGAAACGACCTGAAGGTATCATATGTGGCTTCTCGCAGCAGCAGGGAACGTTGATCCGATCCACCCGGCCGGGCACGAAAAACGATACGACTGGACAATTTCTCATTCGGAACGTCGCCGATTTGGGTGTATTTTCGATAAGAATCACCGCTGGGAGAAAAAAAATGAGTGGTTTTTTGTTCCACCACGGTTTGAAGTTTTGCTAAACCAATTTGCCCCAAATAACCGGCACCGCCAGCGATCAATAGCAGAATCATCCAAAATGCCCAAGGTGAATGGCGGGGTCGGTATGACCACAACGCCCAGACGCTCAAGCCCAACAGGCCGATATAAAACAGCCCACTGCGTTGGTTGACAAAGCCGGTACTGAAGACACAAGCCGCCAGATAAATGAATGAAAAATCGATCGGTTGATTTTTGCTGTGCGCGCTCAAGATCTGTTTTTTGCGAAGCAAAAAAAGAACACGCGGATCAATGCGTCCGGCAGTACTGTATACCTGCGCCAGAAGCAAGGGCAGCAAGACTGCGGGCAACCATTGAAACACCATCCAGGCCGGATGATTAAGCCAGCCGGTTAGAAACTGATAAAAGGCCAGACCGATGAGCGCCATTGTACAAAGTGTCGAAGCTCTTTTAAAGTCAGATTCGTTAAGCTCCCAGCGGTGCTTAATCCATCGCGATGCTTCAACACCAAACGCCATTAGCGCTGCCAGCACGAGTTGGTGCATCGTCAATCCCCAAAATAAAATAGCGGCACCAATGAGCAGGGGAGGTGTTTTCATATCTGACTGAGCCCCATTTCGATTTCACCGGCCCGCAGCACATGAAAAGTATCAGCCACATCGCTCAAGGGACCGGGTTCTGGGATGACCGCGTCATCGGGTTGCAAAATGATCAACACGAAAACAGGTATATCCAAGTTTCGTAGAAGCTGCACCAGCTGCTGCCGCTGCTCGTCCCAGTTGAGAAAAATGCAAATACAGCCGGAACAGAACGCCGCTCTGGACATGACGTTTGGCAACAGCGTTTCAAAGGGCTTGCTTTCACAGGGTTGGACATCTGCCAGTGCTTCTAGAATTTTATCGGTTTGTCCAAGTCCTCGGCCAGCGGTAAAACAATATACCTCAAGTCCTACAAAAATCAGATCAAGCAATGACTCTTGACTCTGGACGGTGCAGGCAAACGAAGCCGCTAGCGAGACCGCCTCTTCAAAAGCCTCTGCATAGCGCTGTCCGACAAAGGTATCTAAAATTAAAACATGCCGCACATAATATTCTTCCTGGTATTCTTTGACAATCGGCTTGCCGGTTCTGGCCCAGCTTTTCCAATGAATTTTTCGTAAGGGATCCCCGGGTCGGTAATCACGCAACGAAACAAATTCTTCAGATTCACCCACAGACATTGTTAAAGCAATACCGCCGGAATGGTGTTTGCGACCGCCAGGCATTTGGATCGGTGGTAGGGAATATCGTTTGGGCAGTACCAGAATGGATTGTGGCAGTCTTTTAAATTGCCGCGTATAACAAAGCCCCAAAGGATCCGGTCGGGCCACTGAAATACCGGCGAGCTGGATGCGGCCTCTGCGCAATGGCATCACTTCCAGACGCAGATTTTTAACCTCATTGGGAGCCAAAGCAAGATGCCTTTGCGGCTCTTTGAGCGCCCCTTGTTTGTGGGCCACCAGCTGAGACCAAGGCTGAGTTCTTTTTTTTCGCGCTGCATTGGGTTTGCCAGTCTGAAAGAAAGGCTTGATCTGAAGAAATTCCTGATATGTGAGAGCTGAACCGGCAAATTCATCAATTAGATATAACTTGTCATAGTGCCGGCGGTAGAGGTTTTGGATGCTGAGGTCATACTCAAAGGGTATGCCGGCTGTGACAAAACGTGGTAATTTTCGTTGTGCGTCAAAGTGGGTGCGTATTTTAAGGCTCAGCACAAAGGATATCAAAATTAAGACCGCAATAAACGTAAAGATCTGAAAAACCATGGACAGGGTGGTGTCGGCCCCCAAGATGGCTGCAAACACCAACAGGGCAAGCAAAAAAATACCGGCGCGGGTAAAGCGTTTTGACAGGTACCGCTTCGTTTTAAAGAGTGAATGGTAGAACCAATATGTGATTCTTTTCATTTAGCGTCTGCTATGGCGTCATTCTGATGTCGAATCGATATTGAGAGTTAAGCCGGTACGTTGATTTTTTTAACCGTATCATCAACTAGCTGCTCGGCGGTCAACCCAGCAAAGCGCGCCTGAGGATGCATCACAATCCGGTGAGCAATGACCGGCACTGCAATTTCCTGAATATGCTCCGGAACGACAAATTCGCTGCCATCGAAAAGAGCCAGCGCTTGTGCGGTTTTCATAAGTGCCAAGGATGCCCGTGGGCTGGCACCCATGGCGACATGCTCCGCCGATCGAGTTGCGCGCACAATTTTGACGGCATATTCTCTAAGCTCATCGCTGATGCGAACCTGCTTGACCTGGTTTCTTAACAACACGACGTCTTCTTTGGATATACAGGGCGCAAGGTCATGAATGGGATGGCTTTGGCGTTGATCTGACAGTACTTCCATTTCTTCTTCCAGCGGGATATAGCCCAAAGAAAACCGCAACGCGAAT
This genomic stretch from Desulfobacterales bacterium harbors:
- a CDS encoding transglutaminase domain-containing protein — encoded protein: MKTPPLLIGAAILFWGLTMHQLVLAALMAFGVEASRWIKHRWELNESDFKRASTLCTMALIGLAFYQFLTGWLNHPAWMVFQWLPAVLLPLLLAQVYSTAGRIDPRVLFLLRKKQILSAHSKNQPIDFSFIYLAACVFSTGFVNQRSGLFYIGLLGLSVWALWSYRPRHSPWAFWMILLLIAGGAGYLGQIGLAKLQTVVEQKTTHFFSPSGDSYRKYTQIGDVPNEKLSSRIVFRARPGGSDQRSLLLREATYDTFRSFPSIWSVSRKYFNRLHKSADSYDWQLATPAGPARSCTIAQQLKGKDALLKIPSGSFQIDNLRAERAEKNDFGAVKVRGDGLISYTVQYGLGSSLISPPGSRDLAIPKHELKVITQIAEQLNLRTLPPAEILKTIKTHFETEFTYSLKAKSKHKKSTPISNFLTQTRSGHCEYFATATVLLLRQAGIPARYVRGYSVNPSDTMGGWSLVRSRYAHAWTVAYVDGRWINLDTTPATWQETEGQQLPRWQHYWQKIRDVTSGVIFWLSQWRLKIQGSRYLKYFPLLLLPLFIWAGWRMMARFLKGRKFKRTVRCTPKKGLPVAGADSAFYPIEQRLNQLGFTRYPWETLSKWLKRIEGVVGQRVSLDVPRQVLAFHYRYRFDPQGLSAADKSHMIALSATWLDEHQADRGS
- a CDS encoding DUF58 domain-containing protein — protein: MKRITYWFYHSLFKTKRYLSKRFTRAGIFLLALLVFAAILGADTTLSMVFQIFTFIAVLILISFVLSLKIRTHFDAQRKLPRFVTAGIPFEYDLSIQNLYRRHYDKLYLIDEFAGSALTYQEFLQIKPFFQTGKPNAARKKRTQPWSQLVAHKQGALKEPQRHLALAPNEVKNLRLEVMPLRRGRIQLAGISVARPDPLGLCYTRQFKRLPQSILVLPKRYSLPPIQMPGGRKHHSGGIALTMSVGESEEFVSLRDYRPGDPLRKIHWKSWARTGKPIVKEYQEEYYVRHVLILDTFVGQRYAEAFEEAVSLAASFACTVQSQESLLDLIFVGLEVYCFTAGRGLGQTDKILEALADVQPCESKPFETLLPNVMSRAAFCSGCICIFLNWDEQRQQLVQLLRNLDIPVFVLIILQPDDAVIPEPGPLSDVADTFHVLRAGEIEMGLSQI